In one window of Sphingomonas glaciei DNA:
- the glpX gene encoding class II fructose-bisphosphatase translates to MIQASNILDRVLVLEMVRVTEAAAIAASTLIGRGDEKAADAAAVEAMRAALNELPMDGTVVIGEGERDEAPMLFIGEKVGSEQGTGPKIDIALDPLEGTTITAKAGPNALAVLAIAEAGCLLNAPDVYMEKLAIGPGYAPGLVGLDRSATENVTALAKAKGVSPNEIIACVLDRPRHAQVIAELRSIGCGIMLIPDGDVAGVIATTNPDTTVDIYMGSGGAPEGVLAAAALRCVGGQIEGRLLFRNDDERGRAHRWGIEDLDRIYRLEDMAKGDCIFAATGVTDGSLLKGVKRRRDFISTESIVMRASSGTVRRIAGEHRRTHA, encoded by the coding sequence GTGATTCAGGCATCCAACATTCTCGACCGCGTCCTTGTCCTCGAGATGGTGCGGGTGACCGAAGCGGCCGCAATCGCCGCCTCGACCCTGATCGGGCGCGGCGACGAAAAGGCAGCGGACGCGGCGGCGGTCGAAGCGATGCGCGCGGCGCTGAACGAGCTGCCGATGGACGGCACGGTGGTGATCGGCGAAGGCGAGCGCGACGAGGCGCCGATGCTGTTCATCGGCGAAAAGGTCGGTTCGGAGCAGGGCACGGGCCCCAAGATCGACATCGCGCTCGACCCGCTGGAAGGCACCACCATCACCGCCAAGGCCGGGCCCAACGCGCTGGCGGTGCTGGCGATCGCCGAGGCGGGCTGCCTGCTGAACGCCCCCGACGTCTATATGGAGAAACTAGCGATCGGGCCGGGCTATGCCCCCGGGCTGGTCGGCCTTGATCGCTCTGCGACCGAGAATGTCACCGCGCTGGCCAAGGCCAAGGGCGTGTCGCCGAACGAGATCATCGCCTGCGTCCTCGATCGCCCGCGCCATGCGCAGGTGATCGCCGAACTGCGCAGCATAGGTTGCGGGATCATGCTGATCCCCGACGGCGACGTCGCGGGCGTGATCGCGACCACCAATCCCGACACCACGGTCGACATCTACATGGGCTCGGGCGGGGCGCCGGAAGGCGTGCTGGCGGCCGCGGCCCTGCGCTGCGTCGGCGGGCAGATCGAAGGGCGGCTATTGTTCCGCAACGACGACGAGCGCGGGCGGGCCCATCGCTGGGGGATCGAGGACCTCGACCGGATCTACCGGCTGGAGGACATGGCCAAGGGCGATTGCATCTTCGCCGCCACCGGGGTCACCGACGGGTCGCTGCTGAAGGGCGTCAAGCGCCGCCGCGACTTCATCTCCACCGAGAGCATCGTCATGCGCGCGTCGAGCGGCACGGTGCGGCGGATCGCGGGCGAGCATCGCAGAACCCACGCTTGA